A part of Antechinus flavipes isolate AdamAnt ecotype Samford, QLD, Australia chromosome 6, AdamAnt_v2, whole genome shotgun sequence genomic DNA contains:
- the LOC127540809 gene encoding oxytocin-neurophysin 1-like — protein MGSPGSRQGLAARARPGLACCYLLALLALASACYIQNCPIGGKRSAPDMDVRECLPCGPGSKGRCFGPSICCGEELGCYVGTAESLRCQEERYLPSPCQSGQKPCGSGGFCAAAGICCSSDGCGMDSACDQESIFS, from the exons ATGGGCAGCCCCGGCTCCCGACAGGGCCTCGCGGCCCGCGCCCGTCCGGGCCTCGCCTGCTGCTATCTCCTAGCTCTCTTGGCTCTGGCCTCCGCCTGCTACATCCAGAACTGCCCCATCGGCGGGAAGCGCTCGGCGCCGGACATGGACGTGCGTGAG TGCCTCCCCTGCGGCCCCGGAAGCAAAGGGCGCTGCTTCGGCCCCAGCATCTGCTGCGGGGAAGAGCTAGGCTGTTACGTGGGCACCGCCGAGAGCCTGAGGTGCCAGGAAGAGCGCTACCTGCCCTCCCCGTGCCAGTCTGGCCAGAAACCCTGCGGGAGCGGAGGATTCTGTGCGGCCGCCGGGATCTGCTGCAGCAGCG ATGGTTGTGGAATGGATTCTGCCTGTGATCAAGAATCTATCTTTTCCTAG
- the LOC127540810 gene encoding vasopressin-neurophysin 2-like, whose translation MPDTTLTACFFCLLAFTSACYFQNCPRGGKRALSNTELRQCLPCGPGSKGRCFGPNICCEEELGCYMGTSESLRCQEENYLLSPCQSGQKPCGNGGRCAAPEICCNAESCMVEPACREEAGSRRRARASEKSNGTLDGPASAFLLRLVQLAGQQMGELQPQPQEEQVAY comes from the exons ATGCCAGATACTACTTTGACAGCCTGCTTCTTCTGCCTCCTTGCTTTCACCTCTGCCTGCTACTTCCAGAACTGTCCAAGGGGAGGCAAGCGCGCTCTGTCCAACACAGAACTCCGGCAG TGCCTCCCATGTGGTCCCGGAAGCAAAGGACGTTGCTTTGGACCAAACATCTGCTGTGAGGAGGAATTGGGCTGCTACATGGGCACTTCTGAGAGCTTGAGGTGCCAGGAAGAAAACTACCTGCTCTCCCCGTGCCAGTCTGGACAGAAACCCTGCGGGAATGGCGGTCGCTGCGCGGCTCCGGAAATCTGCTGCAATGCTG AAAGCTGCATGGTGGAACCAGCCTGCCGAGAGGAAGCAGGCAGTCGGAGAAGAGCAAGAGCCAGTGAGAAGAGCAATGGAACCCTGGATGGACCCGCCAGTGCCTTCCTCCTTCGTCTGGTACAGCTGGCTGGCCAACAGATGGGTGAGCTGCAGCCACAACCTCAAGAAGAGCAAGTTGCCTATTGA